A window of Tautonia plasticadhaerens contains these coding sequences:
- a CDS encoding ubiquitin-like small modifier protein 1 yields the protein MAKVSIPTPLRPNTGGQATVEAAGSTVGEVLADLVRLHPDLQKRLFAGEGQLHQYVNVYLNDEDIRFMDELKTPVKETDEVGIIPAIAGG from the coding sequence ATGGCCAAGGTCAGCATCCCCACCCCGTTACGCCCGAACACCGGGGGCCAGGCGACGGTCGAGGCCGCCGGCTCCACCGTCGGCGAGGTCCTCGCCGACCTCGTCCGGCTGCACCCGGACCTCCAGAAGCGGCTGTTCGCGGGCGAGGGGCAATTGCATCAGTACGTGAACGTTTACCTGAACGACGAGGACATCCGGTTCATGGACGAGCTGAAGACCCCCGTGAAGGAGACCGACGAGGTCGGCATCATCCCCGCCATCGCCGGCGGCTGA
- the thrC gene encoding threonine synthase has translation MSSEFVRGLKCRLCGKLYPKEALNFCTEDFGPLEVDYDYEAIGRSLSREAVERRHRTMWRYKELLPIDGEPTVGLQVGCTPLVKATRLAEALGVRELYIKNDAVNYPTLSFKDRVVAVALSKAVELGFDTVGCASTGNLAGSVAANAAAAGLEAYVLIPDDLEQGKVLGATIYGAKVVAISGNYDKVNRLCSQIAFRFGWGFVNVNLRPFYAEGSKSMGFEIAEDLGWRAPDHVVAPMAGGSLIGKLYKAFKELEGLGWIDPVRTRMFGAQATGCNPITNTIKTDAPRVKPVRDPRTIAKSLAIGDPADGFFASKLMKETGGWGEDVDDEAIVDAMKLLAETEGIWAETAGGVTLAVTKKLIEQGKIDRDGTTVVCITGNGLKTQEAVIDRIARPPVINPTLAEFETLIGTSAPAEAELAPAGA, from the coding sequence GTGAGCTCCGAATTCGTCCGCGGCCTGAAGTGTCGACTCTGCGGGAAGCTCTATCCCAAGGAAGCCCTGAATTTCTGCACCGAGGACTTCGGCCCGCTTGAGGTCGATTACGACTACGAGGCGATCGGCCGGTCCCTGAGCCGCGAGGCGGTCGAGCGTCGCCACCGGACGATGTGGCGCTACAAGGAGCTGCTGCCGATCGACGGCGAGCCGACCGTCGGGCTGCAGGTCGGCTGCACCCCGCTGGTGAAGGCGACCCGCCTGGCCGAGGCACTGGGCGTCCGCGAGCTGTACATCAAGAACGACGCGGTGAACTACCCGACCCTCTCGTTCAAGGACCGGGTGGTCGCGGTGGCGCTGTCGAAGGCCGTGGAGCTGGGCTTCGACACCGTCGGGTGCGCCTCGACGGGCAACCTCGCCGGGTCGGTGGCCGCCAACGCCGCGGCGGCGGGCCTGGAGGCGTACGTCCTGATCCCGGACGACCTGGAGCAGGGCAAGGTGCTCGGCGCCACCATCTACGGCGCGAAGGTGGTGGCGATCAGCGGGAATTACGACAAGGTCAACCGCCTCTGCTCGCAGATCGCCTTCCGCTTCGGCTGGGGCTTCGTGAACGTCAACCTCCGGCCGTTCTACGCCGAGGGGTCGAAGTCGATGGGCTTCGAGATCGCCGAGGACCTCGGCTGGCGGGCCCCCGACCACGTCGTCGCGCCGATGGCCGGTGGCAGCCTGATCGGCAAGCTCTACAAGGCGTTCAAAGAGCTGGAGGGCCTGGGCTGGATCGACCCGGTCCGGACCCGGATGTTCGGCGCCCAGGCCACCGGCTGCAACCCGATCACCAACACGATCAAGACCGACGCCCCGCGGGTGAAGCCGGTCCGGGACCCTCGGACGATCGCCAAGAGCCTGGCCATCGGCGACCCGGCCGACGGCTTCTTCGCCTCGAAGCTGATGAAGGAGACCGGCGGCTGGGGCGAGGACGTGGACGACGAGGCGATCGTCGACGCCATGAAGCTGCTGGCCGAGACCGAGGGGATCTGGGCCGAGACCGCCGGCGGCGTCACCCTGGCCGTCACGAAGAAGCTCATCGAGCAGGGCAAGATCGACCGGGACGGCACCACCGTCGTCTGCATCACCGGCAACGGCCTGAAGACCCAGGAGGCGGTGATCGACCGCATCGCCCGCCCCCCGGTGATCAATCCCACGCTCGCCGAGTTCGAGACGCTCATCGGCACCTCCGCCCCGGCCGAGGCCGAGCTGGCCCCCGCCGGCGCCTGA
- a CDS encoding acyltransferase family protein produces MSTASAPVPAPPEPATRADRVTWLDTFRGLSIALVVLGHVLGGLAFASFVSESGKQWLWAAYDLLYTFRMPAMFLASGLFAARSLRRGLPRFLGDKTRTLAYPYLVWSLIGWVGLSAASGLANNQADPLTPLKMLVDPMQGVWFLYVLFVVMAGYGLWAAMGGSARGFLAAGALLHGVVPFWEAAPSMLVQVALFAVYFGMGLVLAEHVRAIGNRLTPRLLLLVVPSSFALMKGAVALGLDEVPALDLVPALLGTAGMFGVAMLIDRLPGVEALRYFGRNSLQIYVAGGHGSVATRIALHKVLGISALGTHIALGTVAGLVLPLVLVAACEAVGFRYLFAWPKPEGDGADRAASAGARRHPGRVVGVPSP; encoded by the coding sequence ATGAGCACCGCCTCGGCGCCCGTCCCCGCACCGCCCGAGCCCGCCACCCGGGCGGATCGGGTCACCTGGCTGGACACCTTCCGGGGGCTCTCGATCGCGCTGGTCGTGCTCGGGCATGTCCTGGGGGGCCTGGCGTTCGCTTCGTTCGTCTCCGAGTCGGGCAAGCAGTGGCTCTGGGCGGCGTACGACCTGCTCTACACCTTCCGGATGCCGGCCATGTTCCTGGCCTCGGGCCTGTTCGCGGCCCGGTCGCTCCGGAGGGGGTTGCCCCGGTTCCTGGGCGACAAGACCCGGACGCTGGCCTATCCCTACCTGGTCTGGTCGCTGATCGGCTGGGTCGGCCTCTCGGCCGCCTCGGGCCTGGCCAACAATCAGGCCGACCCCCTTACCCCCCTGAAGATGCTGGTCGACCCGATGCAGGGGGTCTGGTTCCTGTACGTCCTGTTCGTGGTGATGGCCGGCTACGGGCTCTGGGCCGCAATGGGCGGGAGTGCCCGGGGGTTCCTGGCGGCCGGGGCGTTGCTGCATGGGGTGGTGCCGTTCTGGGAGGCGGCGCCGTCGATGCTGGTGCAGGTCGCCCTCTTCGCCGTCTATTTCGGCATGGGACTGGTGCTGGCGGAGCACGTGAGGGCCATCGGAAATCGGCTGACCCCCCGGCTCCTGCTGCTGGTCGTGCCGTCGAGCTTCGCGTTGATGAAGGGGGCGGTGGCCCTGGGGCTGGACGAGGTGCCGGCCCTCGACCTGGTCCCGGCGCTGCTGGGGACGGCCGGGATGTTCGGCGTGGCGATGCTGATCGACCGCCTGCCCGGGGTGGAGGCCCTGCGGTACTTCGGCAGGAACTCGCTGCAGATCTACGTGGCCGGCGGGCACGGGTCGGTGGCGACCCGGATCGCCCTGCACAAGGTGCTCGGGATCTCGGCGTTGGGGACCCACATCGCCCTGGGGACCGTGGCCGGCCTGGTGCTCCCCCTGGTGCTGGTGGCGGCCTGCGAGGCGGTCGGGTTCCGCTACCTGTTCGCCTGGCCGAAGCCGGAGGGGGACGGGGCCGATCGGGCCGCCTCGGCGGGGGCCCGGAGGCATCCGGGGCGGGTCGTCGGCGTCCCGAGCCCTTGA
- a CDS encoding proline dehydrogenase family protein has protein sequence MATTERMQAAPGPRAVEERTREIGRELFRRIGGGASPLDRAWWDDQLMGLTMDDPEVKVQLFRFIDALPTLVEPASVRRHLNEYLAEAGVRVPALLSMPLAMAPPGPVGDRMLAGMARAAATRMARRFITGSTPQEAFRTVLGLRRKRVAFTADLLGEAVITEAEADAYRHTCIELIRGLAGPLAEEPEIRLIDRDEHGPIPRANLSLKLTSLTARFDPTAAEATADRVLDRLRPILREAIARWAFVNVDMEQYAYKDLTYAIFRRVLDEAEFRAYPHFGIVCQAYLRDAEADLRMLLGWAEGRGTPVTVRLVKGAYWDYEVLHARQVGWPIPVWARKWETDACYERCSDFLLDHRRWLRPAFGSHNLRSLAHAMAGAEVRGIPTDSYEVQILHGMGDPIRRALVGRGHRVRVYSPYGAMLPGMAYLVRRLLENTSNESFLKASAQGDAPIGELLKSPQEVGTMRALATRARPEAEPGVLPPFANQPPVDFSRAENRDRMRAALEEVRSRLGREYPLLIGPDEVRTGDSLVSESPSDASLIVGRSAKATRDHADRALSGAEAAYPSWSGRPDRERADVLLKAAAIMRARLFELAAWEVFECAKPWQEATADVDEAIDFCEFYARRMIDLADPRRRDVAGETNRLSYFGRGPAVVIPPWNFPLAIPCGMTAAALVAGCPVVLKPAEQSPVMAWHLVSILREAGAPPEVVQYLPGVGEEVGAALVEDPRAAVVAFTGSRAVGLSINRSAAETRPGQRHVKRVIAEMGGKNAIIVDDDADLDEAVVGVLASALGYAGQKCSACSRAIVLDGVYDAFVSRLAEAVPSWTVGPADDPDSAVPPVIDAEARDRIERAKADARSEGRVVADVDVDPLRDRGHYVGPLIVADVDPKARVAREEIFGPVLAVIRANDLDDALRIANGVEYALTGGLYSRSPAHIERVRGSFLVGNLYINRPCTGALVDRQPFGGFRMSGIGTKAGGPDYLLEFLLARCVTENTMRRGFAPDVDELAEVEVRGDVGI, from the coding sequence ATGGCGACGACCGAGAGGATGCAGGCCGCCCCGGGGCCCCGGGCCGTCGAGGAGCGGACCCGGGAGATCGGCCGGGAGTTGTTCCGCCGCATCGGCGGGGGGGCGTCCCCGCTCGATCGGGCCTGGTGGGACGACCAGCTCATGGGCCTGACCATGGACGACCCCGAGGTCAAGGTCCAGCTCTTCCGGTTCATCGACGCCCTGCCGACGCTGGTCGAGCCCGCCTCGGTGCGCCGGCACCTCAACGAGTACCTCGCCGAGGCGGGGGTCCGGGTGCCGGCCCTGCTCTCGATGCCCCTGGCGATGGCCCCCCCCGGGCCCGTCGGCGACCGGATGCTCGCCGGGATGGCCCGCGCCGCCGCGACGAGGATGGCCCGCCGGTTCATCACCGGGAGCACCCCCCAGGAAGCCTTCCGGACCGTCCTGGGGCTCCGCCGCAAGCGGGTCGCCTTCACCGCCGACCTGCTCGGCGAGGCGGTCATCACCGAGGCCGAGGCCGACGCCTACCGGCACACCTGCATCGAGCTGATCCGGGGGCTGGCCGGGCCGCTCGCCGAGGAGCCCGAGATCCGGCTGATCGACCGCGACGAGCACGGCCCGATCCCCCGGGCCAACCTCTCGCTCAAGCTCACCAGCCTCACCGCCCGGTTCGACCCGACCGCCGCCGAGGCCACCGCCGACCGGGTCCTGGACCGCCTCCGCCCGATCCTCCGGGAGGCGATCGCCCGGTGGGCGTTCGTCAACGTCGACATGGAGCAATACGCGTACAAGGACCTCACCTACGCCATCTTCCGCCGCGTCCTGGACGAGGCCGAGTTCCGCGCCTACCCCCACTTCGGGATCGTCTGCCAGGCCTACCTGCGGGACGCCGAGGCCGACCTGCGGATGCTCCTCGGATGGGCCGAGGGCCGGGGGACCCCCGTCACGGTCCGGCTGGTCAAGGGGGCGTACTGGGACTACGAGGTCCTGCACGCCCGGCAGGTCGGCTGGCCGATCCCGGTCTGGGCCCGGAAGTGGGAGACGGACGCCTGCTACGAACGCTGCTCCGACTTCCTGCTCGACCACCGCCGGTGGCTCCGGCCCGCCTTCGGCTCGCACAACCTCCGGAGCCTCGCCCACGCCATGGCCGGGGCCGAGGTCCGGGGGATCCCGACCGACTCCTACGAGGTCCAGATCCTCCACGGCATGGGGGACCCCATCCGGCGCGCCCTGGTCGGCCGGGGGCACCGGGTCCGCGTCTATTCCCCCTACGGCGCGATGCTGCCCGGCATGGCGTACCTCGTCCGCCGACTGCTGGAGAACACCTCGAACGAGTCCTTCCTCAAGGCCAGCGCCCAGGGCGACGCCCCGATCGGCGAACTCCTCAAGAGCCCCCAGGAGGTCGGCACCATGCGAGCCCTCGCGACCCGAGCCCGTCCCGAGGCCGAACCCGGCGTCCTCCCCCCGTTCGCCAACCAGCCCCCCGTCGACTTCTCCCGGGCGGAGAACCGGGACCGGATGCGTGCCGCCCTGGAGGAGGTCCGCTCCCGGCTCGGGAGGGAGTACCCCCTGCTGATCGGCCCGGACGAGGTCCGCACCGGGGATTCCCTCGTCTCCGAGAGCCCCAGCGATGCCTCCCTCATCGTCGGCCGATCGGCCAAGGCCACCCGCGACCATGCCGACAGGGCCTTGAGCGGCGCCGAGGCCGCCTACCCGTCCTGGTCGGGCCGGCCCGACCGGGAGCGGGCCGACGTGCTGTTGAAGGCCGCCGCCATCATGCGGGCCCGCCTCTTCGAGCTGGCCGCCTGGGAGGTCTTCGAGTGTGCCAAGCCCTGGCAGGAGGCCACGGCCGACGTCGACGAGGCGATCGACTTCTGCGAGTTCTACGCCCGACGGATGATCGACCTGGCCGACCCCCGTCGCCGGGACGTCGCCGGGGAGACCAACCGCCTCTCCTACTTCGGCCGGGGCCCCGCCGTCGTCATCCCGCCCTGGAACTTCCCCCTGGCGATCCCCTGCGGCATGACCGCGGCCGCGCTGGTCGCCGGCTGCCCGGTCGTGCTCAAGCCCGCCGAGCAGTCGCCGGTCATGGCCTGGCACCTGGTCTCGATCCTCCGGGAGGCCGGGGCGCCGCCGGAGGTCGTCCAGTACCTCCCCGGGGTCGGCGAGGAGGTCGGCGCCGCCCTGGTCGAGGACCCCAGGGCCGCCGTCGTCGCCTTCACCGGCTCCAGGGCCGTCGGCCTGTCGATCAACCGCTCCGCCGCCGAGACCAGGCCCGGCCAGCGGCACGTCAAGCGGGTGATCGCCGAGATGGGGGGCAAGAACGCCATCATCGTCGACGACGACGCCGACCTGGACGAGGCCGTCGTCGGCGTCCTCGCCAGCGCCCTCGGCTACGCCGGCCAGAAGTGCTCGGCCTGCTCCCGGGCGATCGTCCTCGACGGGGTCTATGACGCCTTCGTCTCCCGGCTGGCCGAGGCCGTCCCCTCCTGGACCGTCGGCCCCGCCGACGACCCCGACTCGGCCGTGCCCCCGGTCATCGACGCCGAGGCCCGGGACCGGATCGAGCGGGCCAAGGCCGACGCCCGATCCGAGGGCCGGGTCGTGGCCGACGTCGACGTCGACCCCCTCCGGGACCGGGGCCACTACGTCGGCCCGCTCATCGTCGCCGATGTCGACCCGAAGGCCCGGGTCGCCCGGGAGGAGATCTTCGGCCCCGTGCTCGCAGTCATCCGGGCGAACGACCTCGACGACGCGCTGCGGATCGCCAACGGCGTCGAGTACGCCCTGACCGGCGGCCTCTACTCCCGGAGCCCGGCGCACATCGAGCGGGTCCGGGGTTCCTTCCTCGTCGGCAACCTCTACATCAACCGCCCCTGCACCGGGGCCCTGGTCGACCGCCAGCCCTTCGGCGGCTTCCGGATGTCCGGCATCGGCACCAAGGCCGGCGGCCCCGACTACCTGCTCGAATTCCTCCTGGCCCGATGCGTCACCGAGAACACCATGAGGCGGGGCTTCGCCCCCGACGTCGACGAACTGGCCGAGGTCGAGGTCCGGGGCGACGTCGGCATCTGA
- a CDS encoding aminoacyl-tRNA deacylase: protein MCIRGYLQENRVRYEAMLHRPESTASRRAHSVHVPGDQVAKSVLVRADGRFVLAVLPSTHRVDLERLGGVLGAGWVRLATEDELAGIFVDCERGAIPPFGRLYGLETVVDASLAAWAEIVVEANLRHEDLRLRYRDFEAIESPLRARFARPIAPRRVRPMGRRAG from the coding sequence ATGTGCATCCGGGGTTACCTGCAAGAGAATCGGGTGCGGTACGAGGCGATGCTCCACCGGCCCGAGTCGACGGCCTCTCGGCGGGCGCATAGCGTCCACGTCCCGGGGGACCAGGTGGCCAAGTCGGTCCTGGTCCGGGCGGACGGCCGGTTCGTGCTGGCGGTGCTGCCGAGCACGCACCGGGTCGACCTGGAGCGCCTGGGGGGGGTGCTGGGGGCGGGTTGGGTCCGCCTGGCGACCGAGGACGAGCTGGCCGGCATCTTCGTCGATTGCGAGCGGGGGGCCATCCCCCCGTTCGGCCGCCTCTACGGCCTGGAGACGGTGGTGGACGCCAGCCTGGCGGCCTGGGCCGAGATCGTGGTCGAGGCCAACCTGAGGCACGAGGACCTGAGGCTCCGCTACCGGGACTTCGAGGCGATCGAGTCCCCACTGCGGGCCCGGTTCGCCCGGCCGATCGCCCCCCGTCGGGTGCGGCCCATGGGCCGCCGGGCCGGCTGA
- a CDS encoding succinate dehydrogenase cytochrome b subunit — translation MLRSSIAKKAVVAVTGLLMFGFVIGHMVGNLQIFLGRETINKYAEFLHSMPELLWVVRFSLLAAVALHIGFTVWLYRENRASRPQRYVMERTTRASTASRSMILSGLLVLSFLVYHLLHFTVQVTNPDYQQYYEHEGRPVTLVRYEPPAQIGPGQAEADAVAASEAAADTPAEDGIATEAAAAIREIPADSVGAEARREYRRDVYRMVILGFRSPLISLAYIVSMVLLGLHLSHGAGAMFQTLGLTSPKYRKAMFLLGPVAATVIVIGNVSIPLVILLDHWTGIGLFDI, via the coding sequence ATGCTCCGCTCATCGATCGCCAAGAAGGCCGTGGTGGCCGTCACCGGCCTGCTGATGTTCGGCTTCGTCATCGGCCACATGGTCGGCAACCTGCAGATCTTCCTCGGCCGGGAGACGATCAACAAGTACGCCGAGTTCCTGCATTCGATGCCCGAACTGCTCTGGGTCGTCCGATTCTCCCTGCTGGCGGCCGTCGCGCTGCACATCGGCTTCACCGTCTGGCTCTACCGCGAGAACCGCGCCTCCAGGCCCCAACGCTACGTGATGGAGCGGACGACCCGGGCCTCCACGGCCTCGCGGTCGATGATCCTCTCCGGCCTGCTCGTGCTGTCGTTCCTCGTCTACCACCTACTCCACTTCACCGTCCAGGTGACCAACCCGGACTACCAGCAGTACTACGAGCACGAGGGCCGACCGGTCACGCTGGTCCGCTACGAGCCCCCCGCCCAGATCGGCCCCGGCCAGGCCGAGGCGGACGCCGTCGCCGCCTCCGAGGCCGCCGCCGACACCCCGGCCGAGGACGGGATCGCGACCGAGGCCGCCGCCGCCATCCGGGAGATCCCGGCCGACTCCGTCGGCGCCGAGGCGAGGCGCGAGTACCGCCGGGACGTCTACCGCATGGTCATCCTCGGCTTCCGCTCCCCGCTGATCTCGCTGGCCTACATCGTCTCCATGGTCCTGCTCGGCCTGCACCTGAGCCACGGCGCCGGCGCCATGTTCCAGACCCTCGGCCTGACCTCGCCGAAATATCGCAAGGCGATGTTCCTGCTCGGCCCGGTCGCCGCGACGGTGATCGTCATCGGCAACGTCTCGATCCCGCTGGTCATCCTGCTCGACCACTGGACCGGCATCGGCCTCTTCGACATCTGA
- a CDS encoding fumarate reductase/succinate dehydrogenase flavoprotein subunit: protein MKVLEERLDARIPDGPLDQKWTRHQGEMKLVSPNNKRKYTVIVVGTGLAGGSAAATLAELGYNVLSFCYQDSARRAHSIAAQGGINACKNYQNDGDSVRRFFHDTIKGGDFRSREANVYRLTELSTDIIDQCVAQGVPFAREYGGTLANRSFGGAQVSRTFYARGQTGQQLLLGCYQAMMRQVNAGKITLFPRTEMLDLVVANGRAIGIITRDMVTGKVEKHCADAVVLATGGYGNVFYLSTNAKGCNVTAGFRAYRQGAYFSNPCYTQIHPTCIPPHGEHQSKLTLMSESLRNDGRVWVSKTPGDKRAPDQIPDEDRDYYLERIYPSFGNLAPRDIASRAAKRVVDEGRGVGPTGVGVYLDFRDAIGRLGAQNIAAKYGNLFDMYQRITDEDPYKVPMRIYPASHYTMGGLWVDYNLMSNLPGLFVIGEANFSDHGANRLGASALLQGLVDGYFVLPYTIGDYFARFKKLDASADHPEFDQAEARVKDRIRTFLSINGRRTPDSFHRQLGQLVWDKCGMSRNAEGLKEAIARIPEIRQEFWEDVKVVGSGEDLNISLEQAGRTADFIDLAELMCRDALAREESCGGHFREEHQTDEGEALRDDERFCHVSCWKSNGTDPDPDLILEPLVFENVQLATRSYK, encoded by the coding sequence ATGAAGGTCCTCGAAGAGAGGCTCGACGCCCGGATCCCCGACGGCCCGCTCGACCAGAAGTGGACCCGACACCAGGGCGAGATGAAGCTCGTCTCGCCGAACAACAAGCGCAAGTACACGGTCATCGTCGTCGGCACCGGCCTGGCCGGCGGCTCCGCCGCCGCCACGCTCGCCGAGCTGGGCTACAACGTCCTGTCCTTCTGCTACCAGGACAGCGCCCGACGCGCCCACTCCATCGCCGCCCAGGGCGGCATCAACGCCTGCAAGAACTATCAGAACGACGGCGACTCGGTCCGGCGCTTCTTCCACGACACCATCAAGGGCGGCGACTTCCGCAGCCGGGAGGCGAACGTCTACCGCCTCACCGAGCTGTCCACCGACATCATCGACCAGTGCGTCGCCCAGGGCGTCCCCTTCGCCCGGGAGTACGGCGGCACCCTCGCCAACCGCTCCTTCGGCGGCGCCCAGGTCTCCCGGACCTTCTACGCCCGGGGCCAGACCGGCCAGCAGCTGCTGCTCGGCTGCTACCAGGCGATGATGCGCCAGGTCAACGCCGGCAAGATCACGCTGTTCCCGCGCACCGAGATGCTGGACCTGGTCGTCGCCAACGGCCGGGCCATCGGCATCATCACGCGCGACATGGTCACCGGCAAGGTCGAGAAGCACTGCGCCGACGCCGTCGTCCTGGCCACCGGCGGCTACGGCAATGTCTTCTACCTCTCCACCAACGCCAAGGGCTGCAACGTCACCGCCGGCTTCCGTGCCTACCGCCAGGGGGCCTACTTCTCCAACCCCTGCTACACGCAGATCCACCCGACCTGCATCCCCCCGCACGGGGAGCACCAGTCGAAGCTCACCCTGATGAGCGAGTCGCTCCGCAACGACGGCCGCGTCTGGGTGTCGAAGACGCCCGGCGATAAGCGGGCCCCCGACCAGATCCCCGACGAGGACCGCGACTACTACCTGGAGCGCATCTACCCCTCCTTCGGCAACCTCGCCCCCCGGGACATTGCCAGCCGGGCCGCCAAGCGGGTCGTCGACGAGGGCCGGGGGGTCGGCCCGACCGGCGTCGGCGTCTACCTCGACTTCCGCGACGCGATCGGCCGCCTCGGCGCCCAGAACATCGCCGCTAAGTACGGCAACCTGTTCGACATGTATCAGCGCATCACCGACGAGGACCCCTACAAGGTCCCGATGCGCATCTACCCGGCCAGCCACTACACCATGGGGGGGCTCTGGGTCGACTACAACCTGATGAGCAACCTCCCCGGCCTATTCGTCATCGGCGAGGCGAATTTCTCCGACCACGGCGCCAACCGCCTCGGCGCCAGCGCGCTGCTCCAGGGGTTGGTCGACGGCTACTTCGTGCTGCCCTACACCATCGGCGACTACTTCGCCCGCTTCAAGAAGCTGGACGCCTCCGCCGACCACCCCGAGTTCGACCAGGCCGAGGCCCGCGTCAAGGACCGAATCCGCACCTTCCTGTCGATCAACGGCCGGCGCACGCCCGACTCCTTCCACCGCCAGCTCGGCCAGCTCGTCTGGGACAAGTGCGGCATGTCCCGCAACGCCGAGGGCCTGAAGGAGGCCATCGCCAGGATCCCCGAGATCCGCCAGGAATTCTGGGAGGACGTCAAGGTCGTCGGCTCGGGCGAAGACCTGAACATCTCGCTGGAACAGGCCGGCCGCACCGCCGACTTCATCGACCTGGCCGAGCTGATGTGCCGGGACGCCCTGGCACGGGAGGAGTCCTGCGGCGGCCACTTCCGCGAGGAGCACCAGACCGACGAGGGGGAGGCCCTCCGGGACGACGAGCGTTTCTGCCACGTCTCCTGCTGGAAGTCCAATGGCACCGACCCCGACCCCGACCTGATCCTCGAGCCCCTGGTGTTCGAGAACGTCCAGCTTGCGACCCGGAGCTACAAGTAA
- a CDS encoding succinate dehydrogenase/fumarate reductase iron-sulfur subunit, giving the protein MNLTLHVWRQKGPAAAGRMVTYQARGVSPDQSFLEMLDGLNEELITKGEEPVAFDHDCREGICGSCGMVINGVAHGPEQTTTCQLHMRSFEDGDEIYIEPWRAEPFPVVRDLMVDRSAFDRIISAGGYVSINTGSAPEANATAIRKEDADMAFDAATCIGCGACVAACKNASAMLFTSAKVSQLAKLPQGQVERKRRVLNMVERMDQEGFGNCSNYQECEAVCPKGISTQNISVMNREYLRATLTGA; this is encoded by the coding sequence ATGAATCTCACGCTTCACGTCTGGCGCCAGAAGGGCCCCGCCGCCGCCGGCCGCATGGTCACCTATCAGGCCAGGGGGGTCAGCCCCGACCAGTCCTTCCTCGAGATGCTCGACGGCCTCAACGAGGAGCTGATCACCAAGGGGGAGGAGCCCGTCGCCTTCGACCACGACTGCCGGGAGGGGATCTGCGGCTCCTGCGGCATGGTCATCAACGGCGTCGCCCACGGCCCCGAGCAGACCACCACCTGCCAGCTCCACATGAGGAGCTTCGAGGACGGCGACGAGATCTACATCGAGCCCTGGCGCGCCGAGCCCTTCCCCGTCGTCCGGGACCTGATGGTCGACCGCTCCGCCTTCGACCGGATCATCTCCGCCGGCGGATACGTCTCCATCAACACCGGCTCCGCACCCGAGGCCAACGCCACCGCCATCCGCAAGGAGGACGCGGACATGGCCTTCGACGCCGCGACCTGCATCGGCTGCGGCGCCTGCGTCGCCGCCTGCAAGAACGCGTCGGCCATGCTCTTCACCTCGGCCAAGGTCTCCCAACTCGCCAAGCTCCCCCAGGGCCAGGTCGAGCGCAAGCGACGCGTCCTGAACATGGTCGAGCGGATGGACCAGGAGGGCTTCGGCAACTGCTCCAACTACCAGGAGTGCGAGGCCGTCTGCCCGAAGGGGATCAGCACCCAGAACATCAGCGTCATGAACCGGGAGTACCTCCGCGCCACCCTCACCGGCGCCTGA